AACCCCTCCCATTACCACGACTTTTCCCGAGTTCATAGCTTTTGAAGCTTCAAGATAGTTTGAAGGAATCTCAGGGTATCCATCGGGTCCGAGAGCCGCAATAAGTAGTCTTGCGTTCAGACGCGTGATATCAATGCCTATGTAGTCGCAGGTTACTTCATCTGCCCCCATAGCCCGGGCAGCTCCGATGTAGTTTCGTGCCGCTTCTCCGCCGCCAGTTATTACAAGCAGCTTGTGCTTTTTTGAGATGTCGCGCAGGACCTTTGCGTATTTTAAAAAACGATCCGAATCAAGATTTTTTGCGAGAATTGAACCGCCTAATGAGAGTACTATGAGCATGATGATCTCTACACATTGACAATTTGGATTTTTAAATGTATCGCTGATATTTTTTGCTCACAGTTTTTTTACCTTTCTTTATTCTCCAGAGTGTGGCAGGGTTTCGGAGGGTTTTTTTTCATCTCATTTTTTCCAATGTTCATAATGAATATCGAGATCAATTTGACATGTTTTAGATCTCGCCTCATATATATTTGGATTTTTTTCTTTGTGATAACAGTGTTAATGCATAACTATTTACATAAAAACATTTGAACTATTGTGGGGTATTAATATATTTATATTTTAAAGAGGAGGCAATATATCTTGAATAAAGAAGTCTGTGCTGCAGTAATGGCCTCAGTTTCAGATCTCCAGAATCTTACAAACGATCGAATAGAAGCCCTTACCAAAGGACATGGAATGACAAATATAGGCGCTATGTGTGCCGCAAACGCTATTGCTACAGAGCTTTTCCGGGGTGCGAATATCAAGCTTACTGATGAAGACAGTGGCAGCCTGGAAATTGATCACGTACTCAAAAAAGGTATTGAAGCCGCAGAAGAAGCCGGAGCATGTCCCGCAAATGCGGCCCTTTTTGCAGCTACAATATGCTACTTTGCAGGTTCCAATGCCCAGGCTGGAGTACCTGCAGGGAACCGGAAGATAGGGGCACTTGCCCGTATGATTGCAGGAGCCGATAGGACAGGGGTTATAGCCATTCCCACTCCCAAGTCCAATAACAAAGTATCGGGTTTTGCGGCAGTTCAGGCGATTTATAGCGCCATGGCAGAGGGCAAACTGACCAGAATTGATGGGAGAAAAATTCCTCTCGGGGTTGCAGGGGGTCCTCTGTATGGGCATAACACCCTTGGAGAAGACATCGGCTTTCCAGAAGTGGCTATGAATGCTGCAAGGATAGGGACAGAAGCCATGATGCAGGCTTACTGGGGGGCAGGGGTTTCTGCAAGCCCGATTATCTGTGCAATTATAGGGTCTGCCGCAGCTCTGGAAATAGTCCACCCTGATGCTTTTGTTGGGGAGGAATATGGGGGCTTCTTTGATGTTAACAGCGCCTATCTTTCAGGAAAAGCTGCATGTGAAGTTGCCGGCATCCCGGAAAAACTCCACATACGCGGAACGGATGAGGAATACGACTCTGCCAGAATTGTGGGGGATCTGGGTGTCCTCTTAAAAGACATCGGAGCTCCCACAGTTGTTGGGATGATGTCTTTTGGGGAAATGCTCTGTGCCTTTAAGGAATCGGTTGAAATCGGAGCAGGTTTTTCGGGCGGGCCTATCATGCCCCCTCTAGGGCACATGACTGCAGACACTATCATTACCCTCAGGGCTCTGATCAAATACGGAGGCAATGTAGAACAGGCAGCCGATGTCATTGCAGAGGTGAAGAAGAACGAGTGGCTTGATCCTGAAATTGCTGCAGTTGCCCTTAACACCATCTCCAGGAAGACCGAGCAGGTCCGTAGAGGCTTGATTACTCGTGCTATGATCCTTGGAACTGAAGGGGTTCGCTCGGCTGCAATCTACCGCCGGGCACAGAAGGCTTATGAGGATATAAATGCCGGCAAGTCTGTAGAAGAGGTTGTCCGAGAACTCGACCTTGAAAGGAAGACCACTATTGAAACTCGGGCTGCGGCAATGCTAGGAGCCATGACCGGGCATGAGCTTAAGATCGAAATCACAAAACTGGTCGGTGGAGCCCGCAGGAACCATCCCTTCACGAACGCTTACTATGGTTTTGACACGGATGCAGACGTAAAATTGACCATTGACGGTAAGACCTTTGAACTCAAGGGGCTTGGGCAGAAAGTGATTCCTGATGCAATTTTCAACGACAAGAAGGACCTTCTTGAAATCATTCCTCTGGCGGCCATTCCTGTCTCTGAATTGCAGCTTTCCGGGCATTCAATTATCAACATCACCGTACCTGCAGCTGTTGCCGCTGCAATGAAGGCACTTGAGCCAAAAGAAGCTGCAAAACTGGCTGAAAAAGGCGGAAAGGGCGGTTCGGCTGCAATTCCCGGAGCCCGGGAAAAAGCTCTGGAAGTTGCAAAACTTGCAGTTCGGATAATGGATTCTACGAAATGCGTTTGAGTACCATCCTAAGCTGAAAACCGGCTTATCCACAAAATAATGCATTGAACGACTCTGGGCAGAGAAGAAATGATTTAAGTTACAGGCTTTTACTCCATTTCCACCTCTGCCTTTTTACGTTATGGAATTCAACGGGAGGTTTCCTTTTGTTGTTAATGACTAACATTGACAATATCACCTGCGATCAGGTCCCGTACCTGATCGAAGAATTGATGAAACTTGGAGCTAAAAACGTACATGTAATACCTGCCCTTACAAAGAAAGGTCGGAGTGAATATGTTTTCCTTATCGACAGTGAGGAGAGGAACTTTGAGAAACTTGCCGAGTTCATGGCCCTGGAAACCGGTACTCTAGGGGTCAGGCTTTTGAAGACCGAGCATTATCCCTTTGACTACGAGCTGAGGAAGCTTTGCCTTTCTTTCAGGGACGAAAATGGTCTGCTTCTCTGGGAAGGAGATATTGATATAAAAATAGTTATAGGAAAAGAGCAAAAGCCCCTTTCTGCCCGTGTGGAGTACGAAGAGTTGAAGGAACTGGCAAGCCGGGTAAGGGAAGCTGGCCTGAAGCTTTCCATGTACGAAATTAAGGAATTGATTGAAGAAAGGGCCCTGAAAGGCATAAAAGACTTTACTGTCAATTTCAATGATTGTGGTATGGAACTGGGCAGTGAGTCTCTGTTCCCTGTTTCGAAAAAACTATACTGTAAAGATAAGACGAAAACCTACTGAAGGAATTAAAGCCTGTTTTTTCCTTTTTTCGGAGTAAGGGCTCTTTTCCCAAAAGCCTTTCTTATTCTGGAAAATTTTTATCGTGAAAGATAGTATCATAAATTGTCCGTTTTCTTATAGTATAGTTGCCAAATATCTACTATTTGCCAAATATCTACTATAATACTTGGTTGGGCGTGTGAACTACCCCACCCTGCTTTCTGATGAAAGCGAGGACGGAACTTCCTTCGAGTAATTACGTCACCTGGATATTTGCATAATGCAAGTATCCATCTGTAATCCTGTTTGTCGAAGATTATCAGAAAATTTCTGATAGCCCATCCACAAAGCATTCTGTGATAAGAACCGTTTCATGATGTTGATAGCACTATTTCTATCTATATCAATAACGTTTCCGCAATCATATTTCATAATTCTTTCCCAAATAAGCATTTCCTGTCATTTTCCACAGATACAGCACTCCTTTGAGGTATAAGCTTCATCAATTCTTATTACTCTTTTACCTGTAAGCTCTGCTTTGTAGGTCAAGAATTCGATGAAACGAGAAAGGTATCCTTGATTTTGGGTTGTCAAGAATTCGATGAACCAAGAAAGATATCCTTGATTCTGAGTTGATCTATTCTGAGAACGTTTTCTTTTTCCATTTTCTTTTTCCATTTACTTTCTTTGATTGAGCCATATTTTTTACATTAAGATCACCAACAATTATTGTATTGGCTCTGGTGTTCACAATCATAGTTTTGGAAAGCTTATGTTGAAAATCTTTTATCTAATTAGACTTCTTTACTTCCATCTTTCTATATGTTTTGTGCAGTCGATTCCATCTATTGCTTCCCTTTTTACAATGATCTCTTCTGGATTTGATTGTATCTATTTTAGTATTCAACATCAAATGCTTCACTTATGTTATGGATTTTAGTTTTAAGAAAATCAACAACTAAAGGATTCGTTAGAGCTTTTCTTCTATATTTCATGCATTGAACGAAATAATAATGGGGTGAATGGGAAGAATGGCTTCTAAGATCCAGTTTATTCTGCATAGTTATTGCTATATTGATGCAATTATAAGTATGAATAATTATATTACTTTTGTTTTGTAGAAGTTGACGGCTTTCATCCTCCACCTGTCGCTTACGCTCCGAGGAAGGGGACTTCCCGCCTCAGAGGTAAAAATCGCCGCAATGTATTTATATGACGATGCAATTTCTCTACATAACTGACTAATCAGTCAATAATAGAGATTATTCATGAAAGAACTAATCAAAGACAAAAGAACAGCCATAATGGATGCTGCCCTGAAACTTTTTACTGAAAGAGGTTTCCACGGCACCTCCACTGCACAAATATCAAAAGATGCAGGTGTAGCCACAGGCACCCTTTTCAATTACTTCCCTACAAAGGAAGATCTTATAAACAGCCTGTATTTTGAAGTAAAAGGGCAATTAAGTCAAAGCATGGGGAAAGAAATTGAGGCACAGAATACATTTCAAGATAAATTAAGAACAATATGGTCAAATTTAGTCAAATGGGGGGTAAACAATCAGGAGGAATTCCTTTTTGTCGGTCAGTTCTGTTCATCCCCTTACATAACAAAATTTACGCGTGAAGAAGTAATGAAAGAGTATGTCTTTCTCCATAAGCTTGTGGATGAAGGAATAAAAACAGGAGCGATCAGAGACTTTTCCGCGGAGCTTACCATTGCAATGTTTTATCAGAGTAGCAGGGCGGTAGTGAACCTTATCCTTGATTCAGATCCCTTGCTGGATGAAAACAAGGTTTTAGAAGACGGATTCCAGATTATCTGGAGAGGTCTGGCTAAAAACTAATTTTTTTTCACTCATTCCATGAGTGATTGGTCAATCACATCTCGTTGATAACTACCGATCTCTCGCAAAAATAAGCTGTCGATAAAAGATCGGTCAGGGTCAAGTTAATCAATTCAACAATTCCATAATTCAATAATTCAACAATTCCACAATTCAACAATTCAACAATTCAACAATTCCACAATTCAACAATTCCGGAGAACTAAAAATGCTGTACAGAAAAATGCCTAAAAATGGAGACGAACTTTCAATACTTGGATTTGGATGCATGCGACTTCCCTTAATAGAAGATGGTAGTATAGATGAAGAAAGAGCCACTAAGCAGGTACGTTATGCAATCGACCAGGGAGTAAACTATGTTGATACGGCCTGGCCATATCACATGGGAGAGAGTGAGCCTTTCCTAGGTCGTGCCCTTGCAGACGGATACCGTGAAAAAGTGAATCTCGCAACAAAGCTTCCTTCCTGGCTTATAGAGAGCAGGGAGGATATGGATGAGTTCCTGAACGCTCAGCTGGAAAAACTCAAAACAGACCACGTCGATTATTATCTCATACACGCGCTTGTAGGATCCTTATGGGACAGGATCGAAAAGCTCGGAGTGGCCGATTTTCTTGATAAAGCAAAGGCTGACGGTCGGATCAACAATGCCGGCTTTTCCTTCCACGGTTCGGGAGAAGACTTCAGGAGGATAGTGGATGGGTACGACTGGGACTTCTGCCAGATTCAGTACAATTTCCTGGACGAAAAGAATCAGGCAGGCACAGAAGGGCTTGAGTATGCAGCTTCAAAAAGTCTTGGAGTCATCATTATGGAACCTCTGCGTGGAGGCAACCTTGCAAAGATGGTGCCTCCTGCTATAGAGGAAATATGGGGCGAAGCAAAGGAGAAACATACGCCTTCAGAGTGGGCTCTTCGCTGGGTATGGAACCACCCTGAAGTAACAGTTGTCCTCTCAGGGATGAATGAGGAGACTCACATTGAAGAGAACCTTGCGGTAGCAGATAAAGCATATCCAAATTCTCTAACTGAAACTGAATTGCAGCTGGTAAAGAAAGTGGAGCAAAAATACCGCGAAATCATGAAAGCAGGCTGTACAGGATGCCGCTATTGTATGCCCTGTCCGGAAGGAGTGGATATTCCAGCCTGTTTCGATGCATACAACAACCTTCATATGTTCGGCAATGCAGACGAGGCAAAGTTCATGTATGCAGTAGGGCTGAGTGGCACCTTATCCGGCGGAAAGCCCGGATTTGCTTCCCAGTGCGTGCAGTGCGGACAGTGCCTTGAAAAATGTCCCCAACACCTTGATATACCAACGATTCTTGAATCCGTTTCAGAAGAACTTGAAGGGCCTGATCTGGAGATGAGGGTTGCCATGGCAAAAGAGATGTTTAAGCGGACTTAAAAGTAAGACAAATTTGAAATGCTTAAAAGATAAAATGAAGATATTGTTTAAGTTGATTTTTATCGAATGATTAAACAATATCTCCATTTTCCGCTTCTGATCTTCAGGTTCGGTTAACCATACTCATCCAGCTTTAGAATTTTGAATTTTTACCTTAAATAGCAGAGTAATAACCCAAATAATTATAACTCAAGCCTATATGAGTATGGCACGAAACTCTAAAAAGCCTCCAAACTAATAATTATTGTCTAGTTACATGGTGTTTAAGCTTTTTATTGCTAAAACATTCAATTTTATTGCTAAAACATTCAATTCTTTTTGACCAAGGGTGGCGCATGGATCTTACTAATATATTAAAATCTGTCAAAGAAGGAAATATCGATATTGAATCTGCAGAACAGCAGGTCCGTAGTCTGGGTTTTGTTAGTTATTCGAACATTGCAAAACTTGATTCCCATCGGAAAAGCAGGACTGGAATAATCGAAGCTATTCTTGCCGATTGCAAGGAACCTGAAGATGTAGTAGAGATCGCCAGGGTTATGGTAAAACAAAGTAAAAGAGCTCTTATCACGCGTGTCTCCCCCCAACACCTTAATGCCTTGAGGGCAGTGTTTCCCGAGGACAGACTCGAATGGAACAGCCGGGCACGTACAGTGGTTATCCACGACGGCACACCTGCCCCAGGTACCGGAGGGGTCATTGGGGTCATATCCGCAGGCACTGCAGATATCCCTGCTGCAGAAGAAGCCAGGGTTATTGCTTCTGAAATGGGCTGTGAAACCGTTGCTGTTTATGATGTTGGGGTTGCTGGCATCCACAGGCTGATCCCTGCACTCCAGAAACTCAAACTCAGGAACCCCGGAGCAATCGTTGTTGCAGCCGGAAGGGAAGGAACACTTCCAACTATTGTTTCCGGGCTTGTTGATGTGCCGGTAATAGGGCTTCCCGTATCCACTGGTTACGGGGCAGGCGGCGGAGGAAAAGCAGCCCTATTGTCAATGCTTCAGTCCTGTTCTGTACTTGCAGTGGTAAACATTGATGCGGGATTTGTTGCAGGGGCTTATGCAGCCAGGATCGCCAATATGATTGCTGTAGCGGCCGGAAAAAGGGAATATACTGAAGACCCGGAACAGGATGAAGGCCCTGCAGAAAAACAAAAAGAAGGACAGGAAGAGTAACTGTAGATATTTTCAGAGCAGAATTCAGGGTGATACTTTATGAAAACACTGGTCTTTAATCCCTTTTCAGGGGCAGCCGGGGATATGATTCTGGCATGTACTCTCGACCTCGGAGCGGACAGGAAAACAGTAAAAGAATTGGTTGAAGCTTCAGCGCCCGTATCCATGGATATAAGGGAAGTGGTGAAAAAGGGAATAAAAGCCCTGGATGTCCACATAAACGTGCCCGAAAAAGAACATGTCCGGACATATCCTGAAATCGTGGACCTTTTAAAATCTGCAAAACTGCCTCAGAAGGTGGAGGCAAGCGCTCTTGACATCTTTTTGAAAATGGCTGAAGCCGAAGCCTCAGTCCATGGGCAACCTGATCTTGAAAAACTCCACTTTCATGAGGTGGGGCAGAGCGATGCCCTTGCTGATGTAATAGGCTCTTCTGTAGCTATCCATTCCCTTAACTGTTCCTCGGTTTACTGCACCCCTATCAATGTGGGCGGTGGAACAATAGAATGTGCCCATGGGACTCTTCCTGTGCCAGCTCCTGCAACCCTTGAGATTCTCAGAAAAGGGAAACTCTATTTCAGGGGAGGAAACGTGAATAAGGAACTGCTGACCCCTACAGGGGCTGCTATTCTCTCTCACTTTGCAAAACCCGTTGAGGCTTTTCCTCAGGGCAGGGCAATTGCTGTTGGATATGGGGCAGGAGATGCTGAGCTTCCGGGCCCCAATATGCTCCAGGGAGTGCTTCTTGAACCTGATGCTCACCTTATTCAGGATATTATTGAGGTTCTTGAGACCAATGCCGACGATGTAAGCGGGGAAGTCCTGGGCAACCTTTTTGAGGAACTGCTCACGATGGGAGCCAGGGATGTTGCGATTATTCCTGTAACCATGAAAAAAGGGAGGCCTGCCCATATTATCAAGGTCATTGCAAAGCCTGAAGACAGCGCAAAACTCGCACGGAAGATCATCATTGAAACAGGGTCTCTTGGAGTTAGGGTTATGCCTGTGCGGCACAGGCTCATGGCTGCCCGAAACCTCGAAAGGATAACAGTAGAGCTTGAAGGTCAGGAGTTTGAAACCGCGGTTAAGATTGCCAGGGATTCTGAAGGGGTCCTGCTCAATATCTCTGCGGAGTTTGAGGATTGCAAAAAGATTGCAAAAGTAAGTGGAGTGCCTGTTCGAGACGTCATGCGCAGGGCAGAAGAGATTGCAAGAAAACTCTTCTTTTCCTGAAAACTCTAAAAGGATATGATGTAAAGTAAAAACAGACAAATCGTGTTGCTGTGATTAATAAAATATCCAATCCCGTAAAACGAATTCCGTAAAAGTAAAGGAGAAAAGTAAATGTCTGAAGCTTTTAGATTTTTACTTTTCACTTCTATTTCTATCTTTATTTTCAGAGTTTTCCCATCGAGTGCAGGAGTTCTGCATTAAGGACACTTGCACCTGCAGCTCCGCGGATTGTATTGTGTCCCATCGCGATGTAGCGGATGCCTTCTCTGATTCTGCCCACAGAAACACTCATGCCTTTTCCCATATTGCGGTCAAGGCGCGGCTGAGGTCTGTCAATTTCGTCCCGAACTATCAGAGCGTTACGCGGTTCTGAGGGGAGTTCTCCAAGTTTCGGGTCGAATTTGAGGAAAGCTTCCCTTACCTCTTCAGGGGTGGGTTTATCCCTCATACCTGCCCAGATAGCTTCCGTGTGCCCATCGATTACAGGGACCCTGTGACAGGAAGCACTGACCTTCATATCCGCAGGCACGATTTCTGAGCCATTAAATTCCCCGAGGAGCTTTAAGGTTTCAGTTTCCATTTTCTTTTCTTCGCTTCCTATATAGGGGATTACATTGTCACAGATTGCCATGGCTGAAACTCCGGAAAAACCTGCCCCGGAAATCGCCTGCATTGTTGCCACCTGTACTGTTTCGAGTCCGAACTTCATCAGGGGCTTTAAGGTAACTGTCATGACAATTGTGGAGCAGTTTGGGTTTGTAATTATGTATCCGTCCCAGCCCCTTGCGTCCTGCTGGACCTCAATGAGTCCCAGGTGTTCGGGGTTTACTTCCGGAATTACAAGAGGGATATCTTTTTCCATCCTGTAGGATGATGCATTGCTTGCAACTGCAAACCCGACTTTTGCAAACTCGGGTTCCACTGTAAGGGCAAGGTCTGCAGGAAGAGCCGAAAAGACCACATCCGCATCAACGGCTTTTGGGTCTACAGGAACAACCTCTATGTTTTCGACACTTTCCGGCATGGCTGTATCCAGCCTCCACCCTGCCGCTTCTCGATACGTTTTGCCAGCGCTTCTTTCGGACGCTGCAAGGGCTGTAATCTCAAACCATGGATGGTTTGCTAGTGCTTCTACAAATCTTTGCCCTACAGCACCAGTGGCGCCTAAAATACCCGCTTTAACTGCTACCATTTAAAAAGCTACCTCCGTAGAGATAAAAAATAATCTGATAAAAAGGAAAAAGAAAAATGGAATAAAAAATTTATTCCATGCTGTCTGTTTTTACTCTTCTACTTTGATTGCCTGGTTCGGGCATGCTTCTTCACATGCACCGCACTCTACACATTCGTCCTGGTCGACTACTGCAATTCCCTTTTCTTCGTCGAGGGTAATTGCCTCAGAGGGGCATTCATCGACACAGGTTCCGCATCCAGAACATTCATCTGCATTAACTATTGCTGGCATATTTTTTCACACTCCTATTTATTTGCTCGATATGTACCTGGAAATTAGATCGGTACGTTTTTGAAACTTCCATAGAATATCGAAAAATTTGGTCATAACGCCATTACTCAGACAAACATAAAAACTTATCGCTTTTTAGCAAAAAGCAATTTTCTGGAATCGGAATGAGCTAAGGCTCAAGCTTCCTAATTTTATGTTCTTGAAAATGCATAAAAAGAATAAAGAAATAGAAGAAGGAATAATAGAAGAAGGAATATTAGAAAATAGGCTTTTTAACATACGGAATCGTGCATTGCAATTCCTGGATCCGTAAGGCGATACATTCCCTCTTCAAACTTGAGGAATCCTTCTTTGAGCAGGAAATCCATATGAAACTTAAAGAAGAAATCGTTTAATCCTGACTCTTCCTTTAGCTGTTTTTCATTTTTCCCAAAGATGCCAACTGTTCGGAGAAGTTTCCTTCTTGCAGGGTTTACGGAAACCTTTTCCATCATCATATGTTCCAGCTTGACAGCTTCTCCTTCGGTAGTTTCTCCCTTCGAGGCAAAATAAACATCAAGTTCGTCAATTTCATCATGCATATTGAAACTCCACTTTTTGTCCTTTAATCTCTTAGTTTTTCTAATATTTGATTTTTCTTTACTGATTGAAGCCGGACTTTTTAAAATATGAAAGTGTACCGATTTTTCTGTAATATCACAAATATCAATAAGTTATTGGATAGAAAATTCCATATCGGAAGAATTGATTTATACACAGTGCACAAAAACACGGCTTCGAATTTACAGCAAATTCGTGACACTGCCTAAAATTTCGATCTAATAATGAAATCGGTGTTTTTCTATTCGGTTTTTTACTTCTTTTTTATGAGCCCTTTTATTTCTGTAAGCGTGCCATGATGCTGTTTCTTTTTCTCAAAAGAGGCGTTTGATTCCTTCAGTTTCTCTTCAAGTGTGCTCTCTACTATTCCTGTGAGCCTGTCTTTCGGGACCTTTGTAATTGCGGAAAGCAGCCTGAGTTCGAGCTTTTCATTTTTACGAGAGGTAAATTCCACCTGTGGAGCTTCTTCTGAAGAAGTCACACTGCCCTTGATCATGAAGTCCGGGAGTTTCAGGGAAAGTTTAACATGTCCTACAAAATCAGGGTTAATTTCCTTTAATCTGTCCCTTATGGTTTGAAGGCTCTCTTCGATAAGTAGCCTGCTTTTTTCAGGGTTAAGATTACAGGATGTGAGGGTAAAAATAACCGAGTGAGCCGAGACTTCCGAATGTTCAATTGAATTTTTCTTTTCTTGAGGAGGCTTCCCAATCCCGGCGACTGCAAGATGGATGAGCAGATTTTCAAATTGTTCATCTTCTAATTTTGCCGAAAACTTCAGGATTTTTGCTCCAGGGTTCAGTTCGGTAAGCATCTGTTCTGTTGCCAGGATTATTTCTGCAGGTGCTATGTCTGTTTTGTTTATCCCGAGGATTTCAGCTTCCTTTACCTGTGTCTCGATAAATCTTGGAATTTCTTTTGTTTCTGTGCCAAAACGCCCGGGGTCTACTATGGTCACAATCGGA
The Methanosarcina sp. WWM596 DNA segment above includes these coding regions:
- the larC gene encoding nickel insertion protein; its protein translation is MTNIDNITCDQVPYLIEELMKLGAKNVHVIPALTKKGRSEYVFLIDSEERNFEKLAEFMALETGTLGVRLLKTEHYPFDYELRKLCLSFRDENGLLLWEGDIDIKIVIGKEQKPLSARVEYEELKELASRVREAGLKLSMYEIKELIEERALKGIKDFTVNFNDCGMELGSESLFPVSKKLYCKDKTKTY
- a CDS encoding transposase; the encoded protein is MTYKAELTGKRVIRIDEAYTSKECCICGK
- a CDS encoding TetR/AcrR family transcriptional regulator, with amino-acid sequence MKELIKDKRTAIMDAALKLFTERGFHGTSTAQISKDAGVATGTLFNYFPTKEDLINSLYFEVKGQLSQSMGKEIEAQNTFQDKLRTIWSNLVKWGVNNQEEFLFVGQFCSSPYITKFTREEVMKEYVFLHKLVDEGIKTGAIRDFSAELTIAMFYQSSRAVVNLILDSDPLLDENKVLEDGFQIIWRGLAKN
- a CDS encoding aldo/keto reductase, with the translated sequence MLYRKMPKNGDELSILGFGCMRLPLIEDGSIDEERATKQVRYAIDQGVNYVDTAWPYHMGESEPFLGRALADGYREKVNLATKLPSWLIESREDMDEFLNAQLEKLKTDHVDYYLIHALVGSLWDRIEKLGVADFLDKAKADGRINNAGFSFHGSGEDFRRIVDGYDWDFCQIQYNFLDEKNQAGTEGLEYAASKSLGVIIMEPLRGGNLAKMVPPAIEEIWGEAKEKHTPSEWALRWVWNHPEVTVVLSGMNEETHIEENLAVADKAYPNSLTETELQLVKKVEQKYREIMKAGCTGCRYCMPCPEGVDIPACFDAYNNLHMFGNADEAKFMYAVGLSGTLSGGKPGFASQCVQCGQCLEKCPQHLDIPTILESVSEELEGPDLEMRVAMAKEMFKRT
- the larB gene encoding nickel pincer cofactor biosynthesis protein LarB; amino-acid sequence: MDLTNILKSVKEGNIDIESAEQQVRSLGFVSYSNIAKLDSHRKSRTGIIEAILADCKEPEDVVEIARVMVKQSKRALITRVSPQHLNALRAVFPEDRLEWNSRARTVVIHDGTPAPGTGGVIGVISAGTADIPAAEEARVIASEMGCETVAVYDVGVAGIHRLIPALQKLKLRNPGAIVVAAGREGTLPTIVSGLVDVPVIGLPVSTGYGAGGGGKAALLSMLQSCSVLAVVNIDAGFVAGAYAARIANMIAVAAGKREYTEDPEQDEGPAEKQKEGQEE
- the larC gene encoding nickel pincer cofactor biosynthesis protein LarC — translated: MKTLVFNPFSGAAGDMILACTLDLGADRKTVKELVEASAPVSMDIREVVKKGIKALDVHINVPEKEHVRTYPEIVDLLKSAKLPQKVEASALDIFLKMAEAEASVHGQPDLEKLHFHEVGQSDALADVIGSSVAIHSLNCSSVYCTPINVGGGTIECAHGTLPVPAPATLEILRKGKLYFRGGNVNKELLTPTGAAILSHFAKPVEAFPQGRAIAVGYGAGDAELPGPNMLQGVLLEPDAHLIQDIIEVLETNADDVSGEVLGNLFEELLTMGARDVAIIPVTMKKGRPAHIIKVIAKPEDSAKLARKIIIETGSLGVRVMPVRHRLMAARNLERITVELEGQEFETAVKIARDSEGVLLNISAEFEDCKKIAKVSGVPVRDVMRRAEEIARKLFFS
- the asd gene encoding aspartate-semialdehyde dehydrogenase — its product is MVAVKAGILGATGAVGQRFVEALANHPWFEITALAASERSAGKTYREAAGWRLDTAMPESVENIEVVPVDPKAVDADVVFSALPADLALTVEPEFAKVGFAVASNASSYRMEKDIPLVIPEVNPEHLGLIEVQQDARGWDGYIITNPNCSTIVMTVTLKPLMKFGLETVQVATMQAISGAGFSGVSAMAICDNVIPYIGSEEKKMETETLKLLGEFNGSEIVPADMKVSASCHRVPVIDGHTEAIWAGMRDKPTPEEVREAFLKFDPKLGELPSEPRNALIVRDEIDRPQPRLDRNMGKGMSVSVGRIREGIRYIAMGHNTIRGAAGASVLNAELLHSMGKL
- a CDS encoding 4Fe-4S binding protein; protein product: MPAIVNADECSGCGTCVDECPSEAITLDEEKGIAVVDQDECVECGACEEACPNQAIKVEE
- a CDS encoding GTP-binding protein, which encodes MKVMIIGGFLGSGKTTAIQKISRQLIDAGKRTAIIVNEIGEIGLDGETLKSPGIITEELTSGCICCTLRISMQYTLQTLEEEFKPDVVIIEPTGIAFPGQIREEIELMGLSKLSFAPIVTIVDPGRFGTETKEIPRFIETQVKEAEILGINKTDIAPAEIILATEQMLTELNPGAKILKFSAKLEDEQFENLLIHLAVAGIGKPPQEKKNSIEHSEVSAHSVIFTLTSCNLNPEKSRLLIEESLQTIRDRLKEINPDFVGHVKLSLKLPDFMIKGSVTSSEEAPQVEFTSRKNEKLELRLLSAITKVPKDRLTGIVESTLEEKLKESNASFEKKKQHHGTLTEIKGLIKKK